A region of the Arenibacter antarcticus genome:
TGCAAAAATACTATCCCAAAATTTTCCGCCATATAAACGCCAAGCAAAGTGAGCTTATGCAGAAGTGTACCATCAATAACCTAAATAGGGGCTTGGAAATGGGAATCTATCGGGAGGATATCAATATAGATTTTGTATCCAGAATATATATATCTGGAATTTACAGTATTCAAGACCCTGAAATGTTTCCGCAACCCATTTTCCCTGTTGAGCAATTGAAAGATTTATTTCTTGAATATCATTTACGGGGCATCGTTACCCCAAAAGGCAGAAAAATATTAAATGGAGTTATTAATTCCAATCACGAATAAGGACCACTAGATCACCAATTTTTAAAACTGTAAACACACTTGTATGAGAAATAGCTTAACAATACTCTTAGTGCTATTCGTTTCTTGGGCAAATGCCCAAGAGCAAACCTATAATTTCACCTTGCAACAAGCTATTGAATTTGCCTTGGAAAATAATTATAGCGCCATAAATGCCGATCGCGATTTAATAGATGCCCAAAAGCAAAAATGGGAAACCATTGCCACCGGACTGCCCCAGATATCGGGAGACATCAGTTATCAAAATCAACTTAAACAACAGGTATCCTTAATTCCGGCCGAATTTGGTGGTGGAGAACCGGGAACATTTATCCCTATTGTTTTTGGCCAGCCACAGACGGCCAATGCTACCGCTACCTTAAGGCAACAATTATTTGACGGTTCTTACCTAGTAGGTATCCAAGCTGCTAAAACCTTTATTAAATATAGCCAGAACAGCAAGGAAAAGACAGATTTAGAAGTACGCAAATCGGTTGTGGAAGCTTATGGAAATGTGTTATTGGCAACAGAAAGTGTGGATATATTGAATAAGAACAAAGCAAATCTGGAAAAAAATCTTTTCGAAACCCAAAAGCTTTATGAAAATGGTTTGGGTGAGGAAGAAAGTGTAGAACAATTACAAATCACCTTATCCTCCATAAACAACCAATTAAAGAATTCTCTACGCCTTAAGGATATTACCTTACAGATGTTGAATTTACTTTTGGGCATCGACATTAATGCCCCTACCCAATTATTAGAGAATCTAAACGATTTGGCTCAGCAGCAGATAAGGCCCGACCTTTTGGAAACCGATTTTATAATGGAGAATAATGTGGATTTTAAAATTATCACCAATTTAACCCAACAAAGGGAATTGGAGTTAAAGCTGCAAAAAAGCATGGCACTTCCCACCCTCAATGCGTTCCTAAACTACGGAAGTACCTCCTACAGCGATTCCTTTAATTTTCTTAGTAGTGATGCGGAATGGTTTGATTCCTCGGTGTTTGGATTGGACCTTCATATCCCCATTTTCAGCTCGTTGGGCAGGAGTGCGAAAACCCAAAGGGCAAAAATTGCTTTGGACAAAGCAAAAACCCAACTTTCGGAGACAGAACAAAACCTTCGTTTACAATACAAAACAGCGAAAAGCAACTACCTCTTTTCCATTGAAGAATACAACACCGCCAAAGAAAATTTAAACCTTGCAGAGCGAATAGAAAACAAAAATCAAATCAAATATGAGGAAGGTCTCGCTTCCAGCTTCGAACTGCGACAAGCCCAAACCCAATTGTACAATGCCCAACAGGAATATCTACAGTCCATGGTAGAGGTCATCAATAAAAAGACCGACTTGGAAATGGTCCTAAACAATAAATTATAAATACTAGCATCAACCAATAAATAGCTTCTAATGAAAAGATTAATTTACATAATGGCAACGGGAATAATCCTAACTTCTTGTGGGGCCGACAAACAAAAAACGGTAGACGACCTTATTTCGGAAGGAAATCTTACTGAACTTCTGTCAAAGAGGAAGGAACTCTCCGATCAACAACAGTCCACTACCACAAAAATCCAGCAATTAGATTCCGTAATAGGATCACTTCAAGGCACCAAAAACCTACCGCTGGTCACCACAGTGGTCGCAAAACCCATAAAATTTAACCACTATTTAGATCTACAGGGAGATGTACGGACCAAACAAAATGTATTGATCTATCCTGAAATGCAGGGCATATTACAAAAAGTGTATGTAAAAGAAGGTCAGAAGGTGAGCAAAGGTCAGCTTTTAGCCACCATAGACGATGGTGGTATGTCTAGCCAAGTGCAACAATTGGAAACACAGGCAAAATTGGCGGAAACTACTTTTGATCGCCAAAAGAGATTATGGGATCAAAAAATTGGATCGGAAATTCAGTTTTTACAGGCCAAGACCAATTACGAGGCCACCAAAAATTCGGTAGACCAGATTAAAAGTCAGGTGGGAAAATACACTATTAGGGCTCCCTTCTCCGGAATAATAGACGATGTGATAAAAGATCAGGGAACTGTAGTGGCGCCAGGCCCAGGTTCAGAGGTATTCAGAATTGTGAACCTCTCAGAAATGTATATAGATGTAGATGTTCCAGAAACCTATTTGGGAAGCGTTGTCAAAGGCAAGGAAGCTAAAGTGTACTTTCCTGTGTTGGGAGACAGTTTAACCACCCATGTAAGACAAACGGGGAATTTTATTAACCCAAGCAACCGCTCCTTCAAAATTGAAATTCCGGTACCCAATGCCAATGGACATATTAAGCCCAATTTAACGGCAAGAGTTTCAATTAACGATTACACCAACGAAAAAGCAGTTCTTATACCTTCCAGTATGATTTCTGAGAATGCGGAAGGGGAGCAATACGCCTTTTTAGCAGAAGAACCCAATGGTGATAATGAATCTGTAGTAAAAAGGAGTATCATTACTACCGGAAAAACCCAATTTGGTATGGTAGAAGTATTGTCAGGTATTGCTGAAGGCGATTATATAATCCAAGAAGGAGCACGAAGTGTAAAGGATGGCCAAAAAGTAAAAATAATAAACTAAAGAGTCCATGAGCAAATTACAAAAGAACGCTGACAAGGAATTTAAGCTGTCCTCATGGGCCATAGATAATCCATCTGTGATTTATGTGATGATCGGTATATTTCTATGGATCGGATTGTCGTCCTACTTTGCTATGCCAAGGGAGGATTTCCCTGAAATTATAGAGACCAAGATATACATTAGCACCCCTTACCCTGGAAATACGGCAGAAGATATAGAACGTTTAATTACAGATCCCTTAGAGGATAGGTTAAAAAACATTAGTAACGTAGTAGAGATAGTATCTACCTCTCAGGAAGATTACGCCATTATTACGGTGGAGTTTGATGAGGAAATAACGGTTGAATCGGCAAAACAAAAGGTAAAGGACGAAGTTGATGCAGAAAAAGCAAGTGAAGACTGGCCCACTTTTAATGGTGCCAAGGTAGATCCCAATGTGTTTGATCTTAATTTTTCCGAGGAGGTGCCTATTATGAACATTAATTTTACAGGGGATTATCCCGTGGAAAAATTAAAAGAATACGCAGAATATCTCCAGGATGAAATTGAAGATCTTCCAGAAATAAAGAAAGCTGATATTCGTGGGGCTCAGGAAAAAGAAGTTGAGGTTGCCGTTGATGTCTATAAAATGATGGCGGCTAAAGTCAGTTTTGACGATATAATCCAAGCCATTGGCAACGGAAACATGACCATGTCTGCAGGAAACTTACAAGCTAGTGGACAACGACGTACCATACGTATATTGGGGGAAATAGAAAACCCAACGGATCTTTTGGATTTTGTGGTGAAATCCGACGATGGTACC
Encoded here:
- a CDS encoding TetR/AcrR family transcriptional regulator, producing MKEIILDKATEMFLNLGFKSVTMDDLANEVGISKKTIYTHYENKTKLVQECTTRLFNKINEGIDTICAIGKNPIEELYDIKKYVIFHLKDEKSSPQYQLQKYYPKIFRHINAKQSELMQKCTINNLNRGLEMGIYREDINIDFVSRIYISGIYSIQDPEMFPQPIFPVEQLKDLFLEYHLRGIVTPKGRKILNGVINSNHE
- a CDS encoding TolC family protein, coding for MRNSLTILLVLFVSWANAQEQTYNFTLQQAIEFALENNYSAINADRDLIDAQKQKWETIATGLPQISGDISYQNQLKQQVSLIPAEFGGGEPGTFIPIVFGQPQTANATATLRQQLFDGSYLVGIQAAKTFIKYSQNSKEKTDLEVRKSVVEAYGNVLLATESVDILNKNKANLEKNLFETQKLYENGLGEEESVEQLQITLSSINNQLKNSLRLKDITLQMLNLLLGIDINAPTQLLENLNDLAQQQIRPDLLETDFIMENNVDFKIITNLTQQRELELKLQKSMALPTLNAFLNYGSTSYSDSFNFLSSDAEWFDSSVFGLDLHIPIFSSLGRSAKTQRAKIALDKAKTQLSETEQNLRLQYKTAKSNYLFSIEEYNTAKENLNLAERIENKNQIKYEEGLASSFELRQAQTQLYNAQQEYLQSMVEVINKKTDLEMVLNNKL
- a CDS encoding efflux RND transporter periplasmic adaptor subunit, translated to MKRLIYIMATGIILTSCGADKQKTVDDLISEGNLTELLSKRKELSDQQQSTTTKIQQLDSVIGSLQGTKNLPLVTTVVAKPIKFNHYLDLQGDVRTKQNVLIYPEMQGILQKVYVKEGQKVSKGQLLATIDDGGMSSQVQQLETQAKLAETTFDRQKRLWDQKIGSEIQFLQAKTNYEATKNSVDQIKSQVGKYTIRAPFSGIIDDVIKDQGTVVAPGPGSEVFRIVNLSEMYIDVDVPETYLGSVVKGKEAKVYFPVLGDSLTTHVRQTGNFINPSNRSFKIEIPVPNANGHIKPNLTARVSINDYTNEKAVLIPSSMISENAEGEQYAFLAEEPNGDNESVVKRSIITTGKTQFGMVEVLSGIAEGDYIIQEGARSVKDGQKVKIIN